One genomic window of Falco cherrug isolate bFalChe1 chromosome 20, bFalChe1.pri, whole genome shotgun sequence includes the following:
- the KRT23 gene encoding keratin, type I cytoskeletal 23 gives MSTSQGPFQFFSGTLGGSSGCGLAQQGTSYRPSSADGCASSTHASFSSARPLWLATGGGAPWGGFGEHHGESIFLGGNEKQTMQNLNDRLAAYLDKVRSLEAANTQLESCILEWHRTKSHGKRHDFNQYEQNVTDMQRQIEEGKITNASILLQIDNANMASEDFRLKYEAEKSRRQGVQLDVENLRKELDGLTIITTDLEMEIEGLREEHILRRKDHEEDMEANRSSQDFKVNVKVNAAPPEDLAKILAEIREDYEAIIEKNRQSLDTWYKEQSTAMSLAAAPNPEQIQHNENEIKDLTRTLQSLDIELQAQMSKKRMLEDTLADTRNYYAVALQNMQQIISKCEEELTQVRCDIKQQNNQYKVLLGIKTRLEKEISTYRLLLEGNVDGVARKSESKAKEHTGQTHRKIKAIVHDSVNGQVVSSTINEIHQQA, from the exons ATGAGCACCAGCCAAGGcccttttcaatttttttctgggacCCTCGGGGGTAGTTCAGGGTGTGGTTTGGCCCAGCAAGGAACTTCTTACAGACCTTCAAGTGCAGATGGTTGTGCCAGCAGCACACATGcctctttctcctctgccaGACCCCTCTGGCTGGCTACTGGAGGAGGGGCTCCTTGGGGAGGCTTCGGCGAGCACCATGGGGAAAGCATCTTCCTGGGTGGGAATGAGAAACAGACTATGCAAAACCTGAATGACCGTTTGGCTGCCTATCTGGACAAAGTCCGTTCCTTAGAAGCAGCTAACActcagctggaaagctgcatcCTAGAGTGGCACAGGACAAAGTCTCACGGAAAGAGGCATGACTTCAACCAATACGAGCAAAACGTCACTGACATGCAAAGACAG ATTGAGGAAGGCAAGATCACCAATGCCAGTATCCTTTTACAAATTGATAACGCTAACATGGCATCTGAAGACTTCAGGCTCAA GTATGAAGCAGAGAAGTCTCGCAGGCAGGGAGTGCAGCTCGATGTTGAAAACCTGCGTAAGGAGCTCGATGGCCTGACCATTATTACAACAGATCTGGAAATGGAAATTGAAGGTTTGAGAGAAGAGCACATCCTGAGGAGGAAAGACCATGAGGAG GATATGGAAGCAAATCGCTCATCACAAGACTTCAAAGTCAATGTAAAAGTAAATGCAGCACCTCCTGAAGACTTAGCCAAGATTCTAGCAGAAATAAGAGAAGATTATGAAGCCATAATTGAAAAGAATCGTCAAAGCCTGGACACTTGGTACAAAGAACAG AGCACAGCTATgtctctggcagcagcccctAATCCAGAACAGATACAGCACAATGAGAATGAGATCAAGGATCTAACCCGTACTTTACAGTCCCTGGACATCGAGCTGCAGGCACAGATGAGTAAG AAACGCATGCTGGAAGACACTTTGGCTGACACTCGGAATTACTATGCTGTTGCACTTCAAAACATGCAGCAGATAATCTCCAAATGTGAGGAAGAGCTAACCCAGGTTCGTTGTGACATTAAGCAGCAAAATAACCAATACAAGGTTCTTCTTGGGATCAAAACCCGCCTGGAGAAGGAAATTTCCACTTACCGcctgctgctggaagggaaTGTTGACGG GGTAGCAAGAAAATCTGAATCAAAAGCTAAAG aacacACGGGGCAGACCCATCGGAAGATCAAAGCAATTGTCCATGACAGTGTGAATGGGCAGGTGGTATCCTCCACCATCAACGAGATCCACCAGCAAGCCTGA